A genome region from Spirochaetae bacterium HGW-Spirochaetae-1 includes the following:
- a CDS encoding DUF2442 domain-containing protein has protein sequence MHDHSFSANATDVKIDSEMLTIYLEDGRIISVPIAYFPRLLQATPEQRNSWRLIGRGQGISWKDIDEDLSVEGLLGVH, from the coding sequence ATGCATGACCACAGCTTCTCGGCAAACGCCACAGATGTTAAAATCGACAGTGAAATGCTGACAATTTACCTGGAGGACGGAAGGATCATCAGCGTCCCTATAGCGTACTTCCCCCGGCTTCTCCAGGCTACACCGGAACAGCGAAACAGTTGGCGGCTGATTGGAAGAGGACAGGGGATCAGCTGGAAGGACATAGACGAGGACTTGTCCGTTGAAGGACTTCTTGGGGTTCACTAA